Proteins from a single region of Haloarchaeobius litoreus:
- a CDS encoding YeeE/YedE family protein, producing MSSAERSPLFLPAIYVGGLVFGLGLAISGMARPEVVLDFLQFQDFGLLFVMGGAAVVTGITFFVATTFLGRAPITGDEYKRRVKSFDRNVVIGGSIFGVGWGLSGICPGAAYASLGIGNYPILWAIAGMFLGAYAQGYWRSARSADATEQEADHATSQD from the coding sequence ATGAGCTCAGCCGAACGGAGCCCGCTGTTCCTGCCCGCCATCTACGTCGGCGGGCTGGTGTTCGGGCTCGGACTCGCCATCAGCGGGATGGCTCGACCCGAGGTCGTGCTGGACTTCCTCCAGTTCCAGGACTTCGGACTGCTGTTCGTGATGGGTGGAGCGGCGGTCGTCACCGGCATCACGTTCTTCGTGGCGACGACGTTCCTCGGCCGTGCACCCATCACCGGCGACGAGTACAAACGCCGCGTGAAGTCGTTCGACCGCAACGTCGTGATCGGCGGCTCCATCTTCGGCGTCGGGTGGGGGCTCTCCGGGATCTGTCCCGGCGCGGCCTACGCCAGCCTCGGGATCGGCAACTACCCCATCCTCTGGGCCATCGCCGGGATGTTCCTCGGCGCGTACGCCCAGGGCTACTGGCGGTCCGCGCGGTCGGCGGACGCCACGGAACAGGAGGCCGACCACGCCACGTCGCAGGACTGA
- a CDS encoding sulfurtransferase TusA family protein, which produces MMTEYETTETLDVKGQNCPMPVVKTKQNIDGLEAGDVLEVLSTDSGSMSDLAGWADSTPGVELVDQVEGDGLYTHYVRKTE; this is translated from the coding sequence ATCATGACGGAGTACGAAACCACCGAGACGCTCGACGTGAAAGGACAGAACTGCCCCATGCCGGTCGTCAAGACCAAGCAGAACATCGACGGCCTCGAAGCCGGTGATGTGCTCGAGGTCCTGTCGACTGACTCCGGGAGCATGAGCGACCTCGCCGGCTGGGCGGACTCGACACCCGGTGTCGAACTCGTCGACCAGGTCGAGGGCGACGGCCTCTACACGCACTACGTGCGCAAGACCGAGTGA
- a CDS encoding DsrE/DsrF/DrsH-like family protein, with translation MSTDTSNTAEPDGEAPSRAELAAQVEELEHRLADVEADDADDTPKMSIIATKGTLDMAYPPLILASTAAAFGYEVTVFHTFWGLDILHKEKSQKLQLSSVGNPSMPVPNAIGALPGMDRVTTRMMEKQIADNDTATIQELIDTSLDMGVEFQACQMTIDLMDYDEDDFFDGVTTGVGAATAIQDMAEADIQLLV, from the coding sequence ATGTCGACCGACACATCAAACACCGCAGAGCCCGACGGCGAGGCACCGTCACGTGCCGAGCTGGCCGCACAGGTCGAGGAGCTCGAGCACCGACTCGCCGACGTCGAGGCTGACGACGCCGACGACACCCCGAAGATGTCCATCATCGCGACGAAGGGGACCCTCGACATGGCGTACCCGCCGCTCATCCTCGCGAGCACCGCAGCCGCGTTCGGCTACGAGGTCACCGTGTTCCACACGTTCTGGGGCCTCGACATCCTGCACAAGGAGAAGTCCCAGAAACTCCAGCTGAGTTCCGTCGGCAACCCCAGCATGCCCGTCCCGAACGCCATCGGCGCGTTGCCGGGCATGGACCGCGTGACCACCCGGATGATGGAGAAGCAGATCGCGGACAACGACACCGCAACCATCCAGGAGCTCATCGACACCTCCCTCGACATGGGCGTCGAGTTCCAGGCCTGCCAGATGACCATCGACCTGATGGACTACGACGAGGACGACTTCTTCGACGGCGTCACCACCGGCGTCGGCGCCGCAACGGCCATTCAGGACATGGCCGAGGCCGACATCCAGCTCCTGGTCTGA
- a CDS encoding YeeE/YedE family protein yields MTELTPLLALGDLFPRGILPYAVGGLLVGLGATIIYLSTGIIAGASTFLESTLSYVSDVDRFNRFKYVQSRDWRLVFTAGIVSGAAIWGLVLDPGIWTTEVQWWRLLGGGFLVGVGTRLGKGCTSGHGVCGVGSLSNTSLVNVATFMAFAIGTAQVVMALGVSP; encoded by the coding sequence ATGACCGAGCTCACACCGTTGCTCGCACTGGGCGACCTCTTCCCGCGCGGCATACTCCCGTATGCCGTCGGTGGATTGCTCGTCGGGTTGGGTGCAACCATCATCTACCTCTCGACGGGCATCATCGCGGGTGCGAGCACGTTCCTCGAGTCCACGCTCTCGTACGTCTCGGACGTGGACCGGTTCAACCGCTTCAAGTACGTCCAGTCACGCGACTGGCGGCTCGTGTTCACCGCAGGTATCGTCAGCGGCGCGGCCATCTGGGGGCTCGTGCTCGACCCCGGTATCTGGACCACCGAGGTCCAGTGGTGGCGGCTCCTCGGCGGCGGCTTCCTCGTCGGCGTCGGAACCCGCCTCGGCAAGGGCTGTACGTCCGGGCACGGCGTCTGTGGCGTCGGCTCCCTGTCGAACACCTCGCTCGTGAACGTCGCGACGTTCATGGCCTTCGCTATCGGGACGGCACAGGTCGTGATGGCACTGGGGGTGAGCCCATGA
- a CDS encoding DUF2270 domain-containing protein — MTQDSPDQRTQQAETDRETAVDPMVGEGLLDEEMGPSSSMAHLYRGEIHRMKFWRERLDRTTNWAVVVISALLTWSFSSPDTPHYVILIGIATLTVFLVVEARRYRGYDIWRTRARSLQQNVFAKGLDPDIELTNRDWRSELAEDYRRPTLKITTEEAIAHRLRRIYLPLFGLLLVAWAVRITAFATDSWLATARVGAVPGSTVALFVAVFYAGALFVAFRPRTWHARGELRFEDLRK; from the coding sequence ATGACACAGGATTCCCCCGACCAGCGGACGCAGCAGGCCGAGACCGACCGAGAGACAGCGGTCGACCCCATGGTGGGCGAGGGGCTGCTCGACGAGGAGATGGGTCCGAGTTCGTCGATGGCCCACCTCTACCGTGGCGAGATACACCGGATGAAGTTCTGGCGGGAGCGACTGGACCGGACGACGAACTGGGCCGTCGTCGTCATCTCCGCACTGCTGACGTGGTCGTTCTCGTCCCCGGACACCCCGCACTACGTGATACTCATCGGCATCGCGACCCTGACCGTGTTCCTCGTCGTCGAGGCGCGCCGCTACCGAGGGTACGACATCTGGCGGACTCGGGCCCGGTCGCTCCAGCAGAACGTGTTCGCGAAGGGGCTCGACCCGGATATCGAACTCACCAATCGGGACTGGCGGAGTGAGCTCGCCGAGGACTACCGCCGGCCGACGCTGAAGATCACGACGGAGGAGGCCATCGCACACCGTCTGCGCCGCATCTACCTGCCGCTGTTCGGCCTCCTGCTCGTCGCCTGGGCCGTCCGCATCACGGCGTTCGCGACGGATTCCTGGCTCGCCACCGCCAGGGTGGGCGCAGTACCTGGCTCGACCGTCGCCCTGTTCGTGGCCGTCTTCTACGCGGGCGCACTGTTCGTCGCCTTCCGACCCCGGACCTGGCACGCTCGCGGCGAGCTGCGGTTCGAGGACCTCCGGAAGTGA
- a CDS encoding amino acid permease: protein MTDGDEELAKDLGLLSALTIGVGTMIGAGIFVLPGQAAEAAGPAVAISFVVGGVISLFTALSASELGTAMPKAGGSYYYVNHALGPLFGSIAGWGNWMGLAFASAFYTLGFGEYLNTLIALPELALGPIALSSFQIGALIAGTLFIGINYVGAKETGSIQIVIVTLLVGILTVFSILGFLQADLSTLRPIFPAETGGATAILPATGLIFVSFLGFAKITTVAEELKNPGRNLPLAVVGSVVIVTVMYAIIMVVLMGVINWRQLGPDFTSTPVLDVADIAFGAYGIAGLGIGLLTFAGLLATASSANASILASSRINFAMGRDKLVSNKLNAIHPSFATPYRSIAVTGGIILSFVVLGNVEVLAKAGSVLHLIVYGLLNIALIVMRQSDTPEYDPEFEVPMYPLVPIVGALSSFGLIAFMDPEYIGVAVLFVVGGLLWYFLYARTKTQKKGILSQYILSRSEEIPDPAVSAASSVQPDGEGAGGDYRVMVPLANPKTEKDLITLASAVAKQKGGTVDAVHIVKAPDQTSLEYAAENPDVFEEDYHGILDEAKRDAETFGVDVETHTILSHRLFEQIFDAAETHDADMVVMGWDGDTHGSPGRVETAVDELTENLPCDFIVLKDRGFDPSEILVPTAGGPDSDLSAEVAKLLQAEYGSTVKLLHVTDDVDAGTEFLESWSESHGLSDAELIVESGDVETVIEAAAADSTMLVLGATEKGLLSRLLRGSLVLDVVDDVPCSVLLAERSRKKGFVVRLFGE from the coding sequence ATGACAGACGGCGACGAGGAGCTCGCGAAGGACCTCGGCCTGCTCTCCGCGCTGACCATCGGCGTGGGGACGATGATCGGGGCCGGTATCTTCGTCCTTCCGGGACAGGCGGCAGAAGCCGCCGGACCCGCCGTTGCCATCTCGTTCGTCGTCGGTGGCGTCATCTCGCTGTTCACCGCACTGTCTGCCTCCGAGCTCGGGACTGCGATGCCGAAGGCCGGCGGGAGCTACTACTACGTCAACCACGCACTGGGGCCGCTGTTCGGTTCCATCGCCGGCTGGGGGAACTGGATGGGACTCGCGTTCGCCAGCGCCTTCTACACCCTCGGCTTCGGCGAGTACCTGAACACGCTCATCGCACTCCCGGAACTCGCACTCGGACCCATTGCGCTCTCCTCGTTCCAGATCGGTGCCCTCATCGCCGGGACCCTGTTCATCGGCATCAACTACGTGGGCGCGAAGGAGACCGGGAGCATCCAAATCGTCATCGTCACGCTGCTCGTCGGTATCCTCACGGTGTTCTCCATCCTCGGCTTCCTCCAGGCCGACCTCTCGACGCTCCGGCCGATCTTCCCGGCGGAGACCGGCGGCGCGACCGCCATCCTCCCCGCGACTGGCCTCATCTTCGTCTCCTTCCTGGGCTTCGCGAAGATCACGACCGTCGCCGAGGAGCTGAAGAACCCCGGCCGAAACCTCCCGCTGGCGGTCGTCGGCAGCGTCGTCATCGTCACCGTGATGTACGCCATCATCATGGTCGTCCTGATGGGCGTCATCAACTGGCGCCAGCTGGGTCCGGACTTCACGTCGACGCCCGTGCTCGACGTCGCCGATATCGCGTTCGGTGCCTACGGCATCGCTGGCCTCGGTATCGGACTCCTGACGTTCGCGGGGCTGCTCGCGACCGCCTCGAGCGCGAACGCGAGCATCCTCGCATCCTCCCGCATCAACTTCGCGATGGGGCGTGACAAGCTCGTCTCGAACAAGCTCAACGCGATCCATCCGAGCTTCGCGACGCCGTACCGGAGTATCGCGGTCACGGGCGGCATCATCCTGAGCTTCGTCGTCCTCGGGAACGTCGAGGTTCTCGCGAAGGCCGGCAGCGTCCTCCACCTCATCGTGTACGGACTGCTCAACATCGCACTCATCGTGATGCGCCAGTCGGATACCCCGGAGTACGACCCCGAGTTCGAGGTGCCGATGTACCCCCTCGTTCCGATTGTCGGGGCACTCTCGTCGTTCGGTCTCATCGCGTTCATGGACCCCGAGTACATCGGGGTCGCGGTCCTGTTCGTGGTCGGTGGGCTCCTCTGGTACTTCCTCTACGCCAGAACCAAGACCCAGAAGAAGGGTATCCTCTCGCAGTACATCCTCTCGCGGTCCGAGGAGATACCAGACCCCGCCGTCTCGGCCGCCAGCAGCGTCCAGCCCGACGGCGAAGGCGCGGGGGGCGACTACCGCGTGATGGTCCCCCTCGCGAACCCGAAGACCGAGAAGGACCTCATCACGCTCGCGAGCGCCGTCGCGAAGCAGAAGGGTGGGACCGTCGACGCGGTCCACATCGTCAAGGCCCCGGACCAGACCTCGCTGGAGTACGCCGCGGAGAACCCCGACGTGTTCGAGGAGGATTACCACGGTATCCTCGACGAGGCCAAGCGCGACGCGGAGACGTTCGGTGTCGACGTGGAGACCCACACCATCCTCTCCCACCGGCTGTTCGAGCAGATATTCGACGCCGCCGAGACCCACGACGCCGACATGGTGGTCATGGGCTGGGACGGCGACACCCACGGCTCGCCGGGTCGTGTCGAGACTGCGGTCGACGAGTTGACCGAGAACCTGCCGTGTGACTTCATCGTCCTCAAGGACCGTGGCTTCGACCCGTCCGAGATCCTCGTCCCGACGGCGGGCGGACCGGACTCCGACCTCTCCGCTGAGGTCGCGAAGCTCCTACAGGCGGAGTACGGCTCGACGGTCAAGCTCCTCCACGTCACCGACGACGTGGACGCCGGGACCGAGTTCCTCGAATCCTGGTCCGAAAGTCACGGCCTCTCGGACGCGGAACTCATCGTCGAGAGCGGCGACGTCGAGACGGTCATCGAGGCGGCCGCCGCGGACAGCACGATGCTGGTGCTCGGTGCGACCGAGAAAGGGCTGCTCTCGCGACTCCTGCGTGGCTCGCTCGTGCTGGACGTCGTCGACGACGTGCCCTGCTCCGTGCTGCTGGCAGAACGCTCCCGCAAGAAGGGCTTCGTCGTGAGACTGTTCGGCGAGTAG
- a CDS encoding helix-turn-helix domain-containing protein has product MANSMSEMLRQDMYCEGLLECFHDLKGIDKEIFRLLNEQEDALTVDEIAEEIDRERSTAYRAVQRLLSAGFLQKEQINYDQGGYYHVYRPRDAEEIAQEMQRMLNDWYAKMGNLIGEFSEKYADGEPQAVES; this is encoded by the coding sequence ATGGCTAACTCGATGAGCGAGATGCTCCGGCAGGACATGTACTGCGAGGGTCTGCTGGAGTGTTTCCACGACCTGAAGGGTATCGACAAGGAGATCTTCCGGCTGCTGAACGAACAGGAGGACGCGCTCACCGTCGACGAGATCGCCGAGGAGATCGACCGCGAGCGCTCCACCGCGTACCGTGCGGTCCAGCGCCTGCTCTCGGCGGGCTTCCTCCAGAAGGAGCAGATCAACTACGACCAGGGCGGCTACTACCACGTCTACCGGCCGCGCGACGCCGAGGAGATCGCCCAGGAGATGCAGCGCATGCTCAACGACTGGTACGCGAAGATGGGCAACCTCATCGGCGAGTTCAGCGAGAAGTACGCCGACGGCGAGCCCCAGGCGGTCGAGAGCTGA